In Lascolabacillus massiliensis, a single genomic region encodes these proteins:
- a CDS encoding dipeptidase yields MRKVSLIILLVLFTTSLTFPCTNLLVGKKASTDGSTIISYAADSYGLYGELYHWPAKEYKPGEMLKVYEWDSGKYLGEIPQVLKTYNVIGNMNEHQLAIGETTFGGRSELTDSTGIIDYGSLIYITLQRAKNAREAIKIMTSLVSEYGYYSSGESFSIADPNEIWVMEMIGKGPGNKGAVWVAVRIPDDCVTAHANQARIQQFPLNDPENCIYSPDVITFAREKGYFTGKDSEFSFAKAYAPLDFGALRFCEARVWSFFNNVNKDMGKYVTYAQGLTTDPMPLYIKPDRKLSVQDIQNLMRDHYEGTELDWRFDVGAGPFNSPYRWSPLTYQVDSVEYCNERPIATQQTAFSFVAQMRSWLPNEIGGILWFGIDDAAQTVYYPFYCGHNEVPHEMKIGNGDLLTFSWTSAFWIHNWVSNLVYTRYSDMSEDMKKVQSALENRFHASQPQIEEKALSVLEQSNQDAVKYLTSYTNNLVTEGVAEWKKLGEFLMVKYIDGVIKQEENGKFKRNPYGQPANPLRPGYSNEYYQKIIDQTGDKYKVQPVE; encoded by the coding sequence ATGAGAAAAGTTTCTTTGATTATTCTTCTGGTTTTGTTTACCACATCCTTAACATTTCCATGTACTAATTTATTGGTAGGAAAGAAAGCATCCACAGATGGTTCAACAATTATATCCTATGCGGCCGACTCATATGGGCTCTATGGAGAGTTATATCACTGGCCTGCAAAAGAGTATAAACCTGGTGAAATGCTAAAAGTTTATGAATGGGATAGCGGTAAGTATTTAGGTGAAATTCCTCAGGTTCTGAAAACATACAATGTTATTGGTAACATGAATGAACATCAGCTGGCAATAGGTGAAACTACTTTTGGAGGAAGAAGTGAACTTACTGATTCAACCGGAATCATAGACTATGGCAGTCTGATTTACATTACGCTTCAGCGTGCAAAAAATGCCAGAGAAGCAATAAAGATTATGACCAGCCTTGTAAGCGAATATGGATATTATAGTTCAGGAGAGTCTTTTTCTATTGCAGACCCAAATGAAATATGGGTTATGGAGATGATTGGAAAAGGTCCGGGAAACAAAGGTGCAGTATGGGTTGCAGTCAGAATTCCCGATGATTGTGTAACTGCTCATGCTAATCAGGCACGAATCCAGCAATTTCCATTGAATGACCCTGAAAATTGTATCTATTCGCCTGATGTAATTACTTTTGCACGCGAAAAAGGGTATTTTACAGGAAAAGACAGCGAGTTCAGTTTTGCAAAAGCGTATGCACCACTTGATTTCGGAGCATTAAGATTTTGCGAGGCACGAGTTTGGTCGTTCTTCAACAATGTCAATAAAGATATGGGTAAATATGTTACCTATGCACAGGGATTAACTACAGATCCAATGCCTTTATATATAAAACCTGATAGAAAACTAAGTGTACAAGACATTCAGAATCTGATGCGCGATCATTATGAAGGAACTGAATTAGACTGGCGCTTTGACGTTGGTGCGGGACCTTTCAACTCACCCTATCGATGGTCTCCACTTACATATCAGGTAGACTCTGTTGAATATTGTAATGAAAGACCAATTGCTACACAGCAGACTGCATTTTCATTTGTAGCTCAAATGCGTTCATGGTTGCCTAATGAAATTGGTGGTATACTTTGGTTTGGTATAGATGATGCGGCTCAAACTGTATATTACCCATTTTATTGCGGTCACAACGAAGTACCTCATGAAATGAAGATTGGTAATGGTGATTTGCTTACCTTCTCATGGACATCCGCTTTCTGGATTCACAACTGGGTTTCAAACTTAGTCTATACCCGATATAGTGATATGAGCGAAGATATGAAAAAGGTGCAATCAGCTTTAGAAAATAGATTCCATGCTTCACAACCTCAAATTGAAGAAAAAGCATTAAGTGTACTTGAACAATCAAATCAGGATGCTGTAAAATACCTCACCAGTTACACCAATAATCTCGTAACTGAAGGTGTAGCAGAATGGAAAAAACTTGGTGAATTTCTAATGGTTAAATATATTGATGGCGTAATTAAACAGGAGGAAAATGGTAAATTTAAACGAAATCCATATGGCCAACCTGCTAATCCTTTACGTCCAGGCTACTCTAACGAATACTACCAAAAAATAATCGATCAAACAGGTGATAAATACAAAGTTCAACCTGTAGAATAA
- a CDS encoding methylglyoxal synthase — protein MKRKLTIALVAHDHRKADMVDWVIYNSDFLSNHHLVCTGTTGTLVRDALKNEGVNPEFTIMNSGPMGGDAEIAAKVVRKEIDLAVFLIDDLNAQPHEADIMMLLRQCRVHNVPIACNRFSADLMITSSLWDDENYVPSPPRYEKFNRDEYLF, from the coding sequence ATGAAACGAAAACTTACAATTGCACTGGTAGCACATGATCATCGAAAAGCAGATATGGTAGACTGGGTTATATATAACTCTGATTTCCTGTCTAATCACCATCTTGTTTGTACTGGAACAACAGGAACACTGGTAAGAGATGCGTTAAAAAATGAGGGTGTTAACCCTGAGTTCACAATAATGAATTCTGGTCCTATGGGAGGTGATGCCGAAATAGCAGCTAAAGTTGTTCGAAAAGAAATTGACCTTGCAGTATTTCTTATAGATGATCTCAACGCACAACCTCATGAAGCAGACATTATGATGCTGCTCAGACAGTGTAGGGTGCATAATGTACCTATCGCATGTAACAGGTTTAGTGCAGACCTTATGATAACAAGTTCTCTGTGGGATGATGAAAATTATGTACCATCTCCCCCGAGGTATGAAAAGTTCAATAGGGATGAATATCTTTTTTAG
- a CDS encoding FtsB family cell division protein: MKDNIKKFGTKRVAGLTVTQIIILLVLILMLFFFSDSSILKRLRNESQIKDLEAQIEFYQNQSKSDKEKLDELQSNTDDLEKFARENYFMKKENEEIFIIDHK, translated from the coding sequence ATGAAAGATAATATTAAAAAATTTGGGACTAAAAGAGTGGCAGGATTAACTGTAACTCAAATTATCATTCTTTTGGTACTTATTCTTATGCTCTTCTTTTTTAGTGATAGTAGTATACTAAAAAGATTAAGGAATGAATCTCAAATAAAAGACCTTGAAGCACAGATTGAATTTTATCAGAACCAGTCAAAGTCAGACAAAGAGAAATTAGATGAATTACAATCAAACACAGATGACCTTGAAAAGTTTGCTCGTGAGAATTATTTCATGAAAAAAGAAAACGAAGAAATTTTTATTATTGATCATAAATAA
- a CDS encoding sigma-54-dependent transcriptional regulator — MNKTILVIDDNLTVCLMLKSWLVKKGFNVDTASHAEEAKEKVRESPYDMILSDIMMPDTDGFAFLKWVKKYDPDILVIMMTGFADIDSAVEAMKNGAVDYISKPIDPEKLFNKIDEAFLKLEISNRNNPVKNDYITPPDEDYKQLFRQLNNTAENNTHLLILGDRGTGKFSAVKYIYEKGINGSKPLVCLDANDIVSKKSNKSQIKEGELKLKEKFENAKGGLFYVREIDQLNNFLQDDLLKIITRQSRDEEFTQVILSSEKKPEDLQKILTPKLYNLIIEDCVILPSLKGRAQQIIFFATHFLRFANFTLNKEITEIDPVIQKQLVEYDWPGNIQELKNIIIKAALLTEESVIKADLIDDLFNYEKSKDESQKPIKRSIQSLRKEYYEKEKICQALELAKGNKTMAASILNIDRKTLYNKIKLYNVKV; from the coding sequence ATGAATAAAACAATACTTGTAATTGATGATAATTTAACCGTTTGCCTGATGTTGAAATCCTGGTTAGTTAAAAAAGGATTCAATGTTGATACAGCTTCTCATGCCGAAGAAGCTAAAGAGAAGGTAAGGGAGTCCCCATATGACATGATCCTTAGTGATATAATGATGCCAGATACAGACGGGTTTGCATTTTTAAAGTGGGTTAAAAAATATGATCCGGATATTCTTGTTATCATGATGACAGGTTTTGCAGATATTGATTCAGCAGTTGAAGCAATGAAAAACGGTGCAGTGGATTACATATCAAAACCAATTGATCCGGAGAAATTATTCAATAAAATTGATGAAGCTTTTTTAAAGCTTGAAATTTCGAATCGAAATAATCCTGTTAAGAATGACTATATAACACCTCCAGATGAAGATTATAAACAACTATTCAGACAACTAAACAATACAGCAGAAAATAACACACACCTGTTAATATTAGGTGATAGAGGTACAGGGAAGTTTTCAGCAGTAAAATATATATACGAAAAAGGGATTAATGGATCTAAACCGCTTGTTTGTTTGGATGCGAATGATATTGTTAGCAAAAAGAGTAATAAAAGTCAGATAAAAGAGGGAGAATTAAAACTGAAGGAGAAGTTTGAAAATGCAAAGGGTGGTCTCTTTTATGTACGAGAAATAGATCAGCTGAATAATTTTTTGCAGGATGATTTATTAAAAATAATTACAAGACAGAGCAGAGATGAAGAGTTTACTCAGGTTATTTTGAGTTCTGAGAAAAAGCCTGAAGATCTACAAAAGATACTTACACCTAAACTATACAATCTCATAATAGAGGATTGTGTGATATTACCTTCACTTAAAGGAAGAGCGCAACAGATTATCTTTTTTGCTACACATTTCCTCAGATTTGCAAATTTTACATTAAACAAAGAAATCACAGAAATTGACCCTGTAATTCAGAAGCAACTTGTTGAGTATGATTGGCCCGGTAATATACAAGAGCTTAAAAATATTATTATAAAAGCAGCTTTGCTAACTGAAGAAAGCGTAATAAAAGCTGATTTAATAGATGACCTTTTTAATTATGAAAAATCGAAAGATGAAAGTCAGAAGCCAATTAAAAGAAGTATCCAAAGTCTGAGAAAGGAGTATTACGAGAAAGAGAAAATCTGTCAGGCACTTGAATTGGCAAAAGGAAATAAGACAATGGCTGCTTCTATTCTTAATATTGACAGAAAAACATTGTATAATAAAATAAAGCTATATAATGTAAAGGTATAA
- a CDS encoding S46 family peptidase, producing the protein MRKLFLSISIFCLTLAANADEGMWLLKELNSQSVARMQEMGFTLPVDQLYHDTNPSLKDAVVIFGGGCTGVAVSEQGLIFTNHHCGFGSIQRLSSVEHDYLKDGFVAANQDDELYADRLTVSFLRSMEEVTDKIIPYLPSVLSEIQRELTIDSLSNELIKEYENDPFTSARFVPFYSGNRFYVVLYDVFRDVRLVATPPQSVGKFGGDTDNWMWPRHTGDFSVFRVYSDENNKPANYSDTNKPYKPKYVVPVSLNGVKEGDFSMTVGYPGSTQRYMSSWGIQQRVESENKPRVEVRGVKQDIWWEAMTQNDTIRIKYANKYAGSSNYWKNSMGMNEAIANLGVIEKKKLLENRLQEWINSNPVNKEKYGNTLDILNEAYSNSGDLAKYTTYYLETFNNGIELIRFANTILQFDAEGTEQDKQDFINERLVESYKNYEPKLDRKVLPALMKLYADRVPKEYQPDIYQKIDSLFEGDYERYADWLFDNTQFTSLEELLVLLQTADTQVLSKDPAMELALSAADMGYELSSKMISFYENVLRGEREFMAALIEMDSDKAFYPDANFTQRLSYGSVAGYQPRDAVWYNYYSTTQGILEKQKPGDPEFNVQDYILKAILSGDFGRYSDENGELRVNFLSTNDITGGNSGSPVINGKGELIGLAFDGNWESLSGDILFEPEMQRMISVDILYVLYMLDKVMEAPHIVNELNLVD; encoded by the coding sequence ATGAGAAAACTTTTTTTATCGATATCGATATTTTGTTTGACTTTGGCCGCTAATGCCGATGAAGGAATGTGGCTTCTGAAGGAGTTGAATAGTCAGAGTGTTGCCAGAATGCAGGAGATGGGATTTACATTACCTGTAGATCAGCTCTATCACGATACCAATCCTTCTTTAAAGGATGCAGTTGTTATATTTGGCGGAGGATGTACAGGTGTTGCTGTATCGGAGCAAGGACTTATATTCACAAATCACCATTGCGGGTTTGGCTCAATTCAGCGTTTGAGTTCAGTTGAGCATGATTATCTCAAAGATGGATTTGTTGCTGCTAATCAGGATGATGAGCTGTATGCCGACAGACTTACTGTATCTTTTTTAAGATCAATGGAGGAGGTGACTGACAAAATAATACCATATCTTCCATCGGTTTTGAGTGAAATTCAGCGTGAACTAACTATTGACTCTTTGTCTAACGAATTGATTAAAGAGTATGAAAATGATCCTTTCACAAGTGCACGTTTTGTACCTTTCTATTCAGGGAACAGATTTTATGTTGTACTATATGATGTGTTCAGAGATGTAAGATTGGTAGCAACTCCTCCACAGTCGGTTGGCAAGTTTGGAGGAGATACCGACAACTGGATGTGGCCTCGTCATACAGGTGACTTTTCAGTGTTCAGGGTTTATTCTGATGAGAATAATAAACCGGCAAATTATAGTGATACAAATAAACCATATAAACCCAAATATGTAGTACCTGTATCACTAAATGGAGTGAAGGAGGGTGATTTTTCTATGACAGTTGGTTACCCTGGCAGCACTCAGCGTTATATGTCCTCCTGGGGTATTCAGCAGCGTGTGGAATCGGAAAATAAACCACGTGTTGAGGTTAGGGGAGTGAAGCAGGATATCTGGTGGGAAGCAATGACTCAAAACGATACTATAAGAATTAAGTATGCTAACAAATATGCAGGCAGCTCAAACTACTGGAAGAATTCTATGGGTATGAATGAGGCAATAGCCAACCTTGGAGTGATAGAGAAGAAAAAATTACTGGAGAACAGATTACAGGAATGGATAAATAGTAATCCTGTGAATAAAGAGAAATACGGAAATACACTTGATATATTAAATGAAGCGTATTCAAATTCTGGTGATTTAGCTAAATATACTACTTACTACCTTGAAACATTCAATAATGGAATTGAATTGATCAGATTTGCCAATACTATTTTGCAATTTGACGCAGAAGGTACAGAACAGGATAAACAGGATTTTATTAACGAGAGATTGGTAGAGTCATATAAAAATTATGAACCAAAACTAGATAGAAAAGTTTTACCGGCATTGATGAAGCTTTATGCTGACAGAGTTCCGAAAGAATATCAGCCTGATATTTATCAAAAGATTGATTCTCTTTTTGAAGGTGATTATGAGAGATATGCCGACTGGCTGTTTGATAACACTCAGTTTACTTCTTTGGAAGAGCTACTGGTTTTATTGCAGACTGCAGACACACAGGTGTTGAGTAAAGATCCTGCGATGGAGCTCGCACTATCTGCTGCAGATATGGGTTATGAATTATCAAGTAAGATGATCTCTTTTTATGAGAATGTACTGAGAGGTGAGCGTGAATTTATGGCAGCATTAATTGAAATGGATTCTGACAAAGCATTTTATCCGGATGCTAATTTTACACAGCGTTTGAGTTACGGCTCTGTTGCGGGCTATCAGCCTCGTGATGCTGTTTGGTATAATTATTACTCAACCACACAGGGTATATTGGAAAAACAGAAACCAGGAGACCCTGAGTTTAATGTTCAGGATTATATTCTTAAAGCTATCCTTTCTGGGGATTTTGGCAGATACTCAGATGAAAATGGTGAATTGAGAGTAAACTTCTTGTCTACAAATGATATTACCGGTGGAAATTCTGGAAGCCCTGTTATTAATGGAAAAGGAGAACTCATTGGTCTGGCTTTTGATGGAAACTGGGAGTCTCTTAGTGGAGATATATTATTCGAGCCTGAAATGCAACGTATGATCAGTGTTGATATATTATATGTTTTATATATGCTGGATAAAGTTATGGAAGCACCACATATAGTTAATGAATTGAATCTGGTAGATTAA
- a CDS encoding phospho-sugar mutase, producing MKNETLISLVTDKANSWLEGDYDADTKKEIQQLLDNEDKSPLIDAFYKDLEFGTGGLRGIMGAGSNRMNIYTVGTATQGLSNYLKKEFANHDQIKVVIGHDCRNNSRKFAEVAADIFSANGIKVYLFENLRPTPLISYAIRKLGCQSGIMVTASHNPKEYNGYKAYWNDGAQVLAPHDRNIIAEVNRIKSNSEIKFKGDKKLIEIIGKDMDNAFIEEVKKLVLSPESIQRNSDIKIVYTPIHGTGGTLVPDALKAVGFTNIIHVPEQDVISGDFPTVVSPNPEEPAALDLAIKKARETDADLVMATDPDSDRIGTAIRDDKGEFILVNGNQTLLLCLYYLMTRREELGLLTGKEFIVKTIVSTELAKVIAQSKGIEIYDSYTGFKWIADIIRKNEGIKKYIGGGEESYGFLAGDFVRDKDAVSACTLFAEIAAWARDNGKSVYELLQDIYLEYGYSKEVGISLVKKGKEGAEEIEAMMKNFRAKPLTSLGGSPVTLIKDFGKLEAVDFVRDEQIALEMPTTSNVIQYFTEDNTKMSIRPSGTEPKIKFYIEVKGYAKTREELEQAERKADEKINEIREELGI from the coding sequence ATGAAAAATGAGACTTTAATATCACTAGTAACGGATAAAGCTAATTCATGGCTGGAGGGTGATTATGATGCTGATACAAAAAAGGAAATTCAGCAATTGCTTGACAATGAAGACAAGAGCCCTCTTATCGATGCATTTTATAAAGATCTGGAGTTTGGAACTGGTGGACTACGAGGTATTATGGGTGCCGGTAGCAACAGAATGAATATTTACACTGTCGGTACTGCAACACAGGGACTTTCAAACTATCTTAAAAAAGAGTTTGCAAACCATGATCAAATTAAAGTTGTAATTGGACATGACTGCCGCAATAATAGTCGCAAATTTGCCGAAGTAGCAGCAGATATCTTCAGCGCAAATGGCATAAAGGTTTATCTGTTTGAAAACCTGCGCCCCACTCCTTTAATCTCTTATGCAATCCGTAAACTGGGATGCCAGAGCGGAATAATGGTAACCGCCTCTCATAACCCTAAAGAATATAATGGTTATAAAGCTTACTGGAATGATGGTGCACAAGTATTGGCTCCTCATGACAGAAACATCATTGCTGAAGTAAATCGCATTAAATCCAATAGTGAGATAAAATTCAAAGGTGATAAGAAACTCATCGAAATTATTGGTAAGGATATGGACAACGCGTTCATTGAAGAGGTAAAGAAACTTGTACTATCACCGGAATCAATTCAAAGAAACAGCGATATTAAAATTGTATATACACCTATTCATGGTACAGGTGGTACATTAGTTCCAGATGCACTGAAAGCGGTTGGTTTTACAAATATAATTCATGTACCCGAACAGGATGTCATAAGTGGTGATTTCCCCACTGTAGTTTCTCCTAACCCGGAAGAGCCTGCTGCTCTTGACCTTGCAATAAAAAAAGCAAGGGAGACTGATGCCGACCTGGTTATGGCCACCGACCCTGATAGTGATCGCATAGGAACTGCAATACGTGATGATAAGGGTGAATTTATTCTTGTTAATGGTAATCAGACACTTCTATTATGTCTTTACTATCTGATGACCCGGCGTGAAGAGCTGGGACTTCTCACAGGTAAAGAGTTTATTGTAAAAACTATTGTATCTACTGAACTTGCCAAAGTAATTGCCCAAAGCAAAGGTATTGAGATTTATGACAGTTACACTGGTTTCAAATGGATAGCTGATATAATCCGCAAAAACGAAGGAATAAAGAAATATATCGGTGGAGGTGAAGAGAGTTACGGTTTTCTTGCAGGTGATTTTGTCAGAGACAAGGATGCTGTATCCGCCTGTACACTATTTGCAGAGATAGCAGCATGGGCAAGAGATAACGGAAAATCTGTATATGAACTGCTTCAGGATATTTATCTTGAATATGGTTATTCAAAAGAGGTAGGAATATCTCTCGTTAAGAAGGGAAAAGAGGGTGCTGAAGAAATAGAAGCTATGATGAAAAACTTCAGAGCAAAACCACTCACCTCTCTTGGAGGATCTCCTGTTACACTAATAAAGGATTTTGGAAAACTTGAAGCGGTAGATTTTGTACGCGATGAACAGATAGCTCTCGAAATGCCTACAACTTCTAATGTAATACAGTACTTCACTGAAGACAATACAAAAATGTCTATTCGTCCTTCAGGAACTGAACCAAAAATAAAATTTTATATTGAAGTAAAAGGCTACGCTAAAACAAGAGAAGAATTAGAACAGGCTGAAAGAAAAGCAGATGAAAAAATAAATGAAATACGTGAAGAATTAGGTATATGA